One segment of Coffea arabica cultivar ET-39 chromosome 7c, Coffea Arabica ET-39 HiFi, whole genome shotgun sequence DNA contains the following:
- the LOC113699928 gene encoding probable transcription factor At4g00390 yields the protein MGIIHEAKLQESSHEDDTNCGKPLDRKLSNSSMNVPVTEEDVKDAECFSKLDSSNNVVSRGKVQEKPFQRIWRRDDEIDILNIMIDRMEQNAAQPRSYEDIFSRIREHPLSFQPTRIQLKEKIRHLREKYKKNAKEPQKFMKSYHEVRLFELSSKVWGVEQSDFLQTSGTIKGNCHSKAKEILEDGKDTFAVTSNSALHEQVG from the coding sequence ATGGGGATCATTCATGAAGCCAAATTGCAAGAATCGTCTCACGAAGATGATACAAACTGCGGCAAGCCATTGGACAGAAAATTGTCCAACTCTTCTATGAATGTCCCTGTAACTGAAGAAGATGTGAAAGATGCTGAATGCTTCAGCAAATTGGACTCCTCAAACAATGTGGTTTCAAGAGGTAAAGTGCAGGAAAAGCCATTTCAGCGAATCTGGAGGCGGGATGATGAGATCGATATACTTAATATTATGATCGATCGCATGGAGCAAAATGCAGCTCAACCTCGTAGTTATGAAGACATTTTTTCTCGTATTCGTGAACATCCACTTAGTTTTCAACCTACTAGGATTCAACTGAAGGAGAAGATTAGGCATTTgagagaaaaatacaagaagaacgCGAAAGAACCTCAAAAGTTTATGAAGTCTTATCATGAAGTAAGACTCTTCGAATTATCAAGTAAAGTATGGGGTGTTGAACAGTCAGATTTTCTCCAAACCAGTGGAACAATTAAAGGTAATTGCCATTCCAAGGCAAAGGAGATACTGGAGGATGGAAAGGACACGTTCGCAGTGACAAGCAATTCAGCTTTACATGAACAAGTCGGATAG
- the LOC113699929 gene encoding B3 domain-containing protein At5g18090-like has translation MEQNLNFNPSFIKLLMEDDFTREIRIPYAFVRNFKEKLFSRCTIESEAKNSVRNSWPVRIRKKGRYYYICKLSWPKFVKDHHLKLGDYLLFHLIDKTTFKVKPYGADCCPKKFNVHKSFSSSSDDESDDGSDDDSDETEFYGDDGIGPSKVHPARKKVYTKYQIDRDNFRSNKFRKLKKTRKSGVGKRVLEIESEDGEEVEANEMDGYFDLNAENPYFIFRLKQHHMGRLNIPRPFSRATKLAMEKEVVLRGEDQREWPVKINERSEIGKGWTEFRKAYKLEKGEICRFTLLARSARKNGHELLKGAS, from the exons ATGgaacaaaatttaaactttAATCCGTCCTTTATAAAGCTGTTGATGGAAGATGATTTCACGAGAGAAATT CGGATTCCCTACGCTTTTGTGAGGAATTTCAAGGAAAAGCTTTTCTCAAGATGCACAATCGAATCCGAGGCAAAGAACTCAGTTCGAAATTCATGGCCAGTAAGAATTCGAAAGAAAGGTCGCTACTATTATATTTGCAAACTTTCGTGgccaaaatttgttaaagatcATCATTTGAAGCTTGGAGATTACCTGTTATTTCATCTGATAGATAAAACAACATTTAAAGTAAAGCCATATGGTGCCGATTGTTGCCCAAAAAAGTTTAATGTACACAAATCATTCAGTAGCTCCAGTGatgatgaatctgatgatgGCTCTGATGATGACAGTGATGAAACTGAATTTTACGGAGATGATGGAATAGGGCCATCAAAAGTTCATCCTGCTAGAAAAAAGGTTTACACTAAATATCAGATTGACCGTGATAATTTTCGTTCTAATAAATTCAGGAAGTTGAAGAAAACCAGAAAGTCAG GTGTTGGGAAGCGAGTTCTTGAAATTGAAAGTGAAGACGGAGAAGAAGTAGAAGCAAACGAGATGGATGGTTATTTTGATTTAAATGCGGAGAATCCCTATTTTATTTTCAGACTGAAGCAGCATCATATGGGCAGATTG AATATTCCAAGACCCTTTTCCAGGGCAACAAAACTAGCGATGGAGAAAGAGGTGGTCCTTCGCGGCGAAGACCAGAGGGAGTGGCCGGTAAAGATCAATGAGAGGAGTGAAATTGGAAAAGGATGGACTGAATTTCGCAAAGCATACAAATTGGAGAAAGGAGAGATTTGCCGGTTCACCTTGCTTGCGC GATCTGCAAGGAAGAATGGGCATGAGCTGTTGAAGGGTGCATCTTAA